The Bosea sp. AS-1 region GCCATGTCCCGATCCACGAGACCTATCTCTCCGTGCTCCGGCAGTTCGGCTATGCCGACATCTATCTCGTCAACCCGAACGGACGTGTCGTCTACAGCGTGACGAAAGGACCGGAATTCGGCCGCCTGCTGAGCGATCCGGAGCTGGCGGGGACCGGGCTTTCGCAGGCGGTGGCAGCGGCGGGCAAGCTGCCTGCGAACGGACAGGCGACCGTGGACTTCGCCCCTTACGACCTGATCGGCGGGCAGCCCCGGGCCTTCATCGCGCAGCAGTTCCGCAACGCCAACGGCGAAGGCGACGTGATGGGCACCTTCGTGGTCGCCGTCGACACGCGCTTCATCGACGAGACCTTGTCGGCATTATCGGCGAGTTCGCCCGGCATCAGGAGCTATGTCCTGGGTCGCGACGGCTTCATGCGCTCCAATCCGGCGGCGCGGCGCGACGCGAGGGCCCCGGAAGGAACGCTCGATCAGCGCCGGCTGGCCGAGGCTGATGGCCGGCTGCTCAAGATGCGCAGCCGCGCCGGGGACATGCTGGTGGCCAAGGGGAGCGAGATGAGGCTCGGCGATACCACCTGGTTGCTGTGGCTGACCGAGCCCGAGGCGAGCGCCTTCGCCGTCGTCGACAGGATCGACAATGCGATCATCGTCGCCGGCCTCAGCGCGCTTGGGCCGATTGCCATTGTCGCCCTGCTGCTCGGCATGTCGGTGGCCCGCCCGATCGGCGGCCTTGCGCTCGCCTTGACCGAGGTGGCGGCCGGTCGCACGGGCATGCGCATTCCGGGTGCGCAGCGACGCGACGAGATCGGCGCCATTGCGGCCTCGGTCCAGCGAATCCGCGAACGCATGCAGGAGGAGGCGGGCATGCGCCTGCAGGAGCGCGAGGAGCACGACCGGGAGAACCGGGCCCAGCGCGAACAGCTCCTGTCCGATCTTGCCGCCGATCTGGAGCGTTCGGTCCTCAGCGCGACCGCCGCGGTTTCGGCCGCTGCCGACGGGCTGAAGATCACCGCGAGTGAGCTCAACGCGGGCGTGAGCGAGACGCGGCGCAGTGCCGGTACGGTCCATGATTCGGCTGCCCGCGCGGTTGCCAGCATCCGGTCGATCGGGACAGCGGCAGAAGGTCTGTGTGTCGTCATCGATCAGCTCGACGGCGACATGCAGTCATCCGATCATTCCGCCCGCTCCGCCAAGGACTACGCCGACCGGATGGGGGCTGTGGTCGATTCGCTGGCCGCCGGCGCCTCGCGCGTCTCCGATGTGGTCGGGCTGATCTCGGAGATCGCGGCCCAGACCAATCTGCTCGCCCTCAACGCCACGATCGAGGCGGCGCGTGCCGGTGAGGCGGGCAGGGGATTCGCCGTCGTCGCCTCGGAGGTGAAGGGGCTTTCCGGCCAGACCGCCCGCGCCACCGACGACATTGCGCGGCAGATCGCGGCAATGAACGAGGCGACGTCCGCGACCGTCGAAGCCATCGCCGGGATTCGGGAGATGATCGGCGGCCTCAGTGAAGCCGTTCGCCGCTCGGCCGAGACGATGCGCCACCAGCATGGCGTGACCCACGAGATCGTCGGGGATGTCGGCACCGCCACCGGTGAGTTCACCCGCATCGGCGATGCGACGAGCCTCGTCTCCGCCGCCTCGGCCCAGACGGCGGACGCTGCAGCCGCCGTCGAGCGCGCCTCTGCCGACCTGTCGGAGCTGGCCTACAGGCTCAATGCGCGGGTCGGCGAGTTCATCGTCCAGGTCCGGGCGGCGTAGTCGCGCGAGGTCGTTGCTCTCGAAAATCGGATTCCCCTTTTCGATCCGATGCTCTAACGCTGCGATATGACCCGCACCGCCTTCTATACCGGCTCCTTCGACCCCGTGACCAACGGCCATGCCGATGTCATCGCCGCCGCCGCCGGCCTGTGTGACCGGCTGGTGCTGGCGATCGGCGTGCATCCGGGCAAGACGCCGATGTTCTCGGCCGAGGAGCGCGCGGCGCTGTTGAAGGAGGTCGCTGCCCCGCTGCTGGCTCCCCATGGCACGGCTCTGGAGGTCGTCACCTTCGACGATCTGGCGGTCGATGCGGCGAAGCGCGCCGGGGCCGGCATCATCGTGCGCGGCCTGCGCGATGGCAGCGATCTCGACTACGAGATGCAGATGGCGGGCATGAACGCGACCATGGCCCCCCAGGTGCAGACGGTCTTTCTGCCGGCTTCCCCACCGGTGAGGCATATCACCGCGACGCTGGTGCGGCAGATCGCGGCAATGGGCGGGGACGTCTCGGCCTTCGTGCCGCCGCCCGTGCTCAAGGCGCTGAAGGTGCGCTTCGCACGCCGTTGAGGCTTTTGCCGCGAACGGCACACAACTTCGCCATGTTCCGCCGCTTTCTGCTCATTTTGGTTTGCATTTTGCCGAGAGCGATGGTGTCTCTGAGCTAAAGCGACTCGTTGCGTAGTTTCCCGGCGCGATCCCTCGCGCGCTGCCCTCCGACAGGTTTTCCGATGCGCCTTTCCCGCTATTTCCTGCCCCTTCTGCGCGATACGCCCAAGGAGGCGGAGATCGTCTCGCACCGGCTGATGCTGCGTGCCGGCATGATCCGCCAGGAATCAGCCGGCATCTATGCCTGGCTGCCGCTGGGGCTGCGGGTGCTCAACAAGATCAGCAATATCGTCCGCGAGGAGCAGAACCGCGCCGGTGCCATCGAGATCCTGATGCCGACGATCCAGTCGGCCGATCTCTGGCGCGAGAGCGGGCGTTACGACGCCTATGGCAAGGAGATGCTGCGCATCAAGGACCGGCACGACCGCGAGATGCTCTACGGCCCGACCAACGAGGAGATGGTCACCGAGATCGTCCGCGCCTACGTCAAGTCCTACAAGGACCTGCCGCTCAACCTCTATCACATCCAGTGGAAGTTCCGCGACGAGGTGCGTCCGCGCTTCGGTGTGATGCGCGGGCGCGAATTCCTGATGAAGGACGCCTATTCCTTCGATCTCGACAAGGACGCGGCGCGCCACGCCTACAACCGCATGTTCACGGCCTATCTGCGCACCTTCGCGCGGCTCGGCGTGAAGGCGATCCCGATGAAGGCCGATACCGGTCCGATCGGCGGCGATCTCTCGCACGAATTCATCGTGCTCGCCTCGACCGGCGAGAGCGAGGTCTTCTGCCACAGCGACTACCTGAATTTCGAGACCCCGGCCGCCGACACCGATTTCGACAGTGTCGCCGGCCTGCAGGGCGTCTTCGACAAGTGGACGAGCCTCTACGCCGCGACCGAGGAAATGCACGACAAGGCCGCCTTCGAGGCGGTTCCCGAAGACAAGCGCGTTTCGGCACGCGGCATCGAGGTCGGCCACATCTTCTATTTCGGCACGAAATATTCCGAGCCGATGGGCGCGAGCGTAACCGGGCCCGACGGCCAGCAGGTCCTGCTGCATGGCGGCTCCTATGGCATCGGTCCGAGCCGTCTCGTCGCCGCGCTGATCGAGGCTAGCCATGACGATGCCGGCATCGTCTGGCCGGAGGAGATCGCGCCCTTCGACATCGCTGTCATCAACCTGAAGGCCGGCGACGCCGCGACCGACGGAGCGGCCGAACGCATCTACAAGGACCTGCTCGCCAAGGGCTACGACGCCCTGCTCGACGATACCGACGACCGTCCGGGCGCCAAATTCGCCACCGCCGACCTGATCGGCGTGCCCTGGCAGATCATTGTCGGCCCGAAGGGGCTGGCCGAGGGCAAGGTCGAGATCAAGCGCCGCGCCGGTGGCGAGCGCGAGACGGTCTCGCTCGAGGCCGCGCTCGACCGCTTCAAGGGCAGGGCGGCGTGACGGGATACCGAGCATGAGCGCTGTCGCCGAAGGCTCGGATATTCCGACCGGTACGAAGCCTTTCGCCGGCTTCGAGTGGCTGCTCGCCGGGCGCTATCTCCGGACGCGTCGGCGCGAGGGCTTTGTCTCGGTCATCGCCGGCTTCTCCTTCCTCGGCATCATGCTCGGCGTCGCGACGCTGATCATCGTGATGTCGGTGATGAATGGCTTCCGCATCGAGCTGCTGAGCAAGATCGTCGGCGTGAACGGCCATATCTTCGCCACGCCGATCGACCGGCCGCTCGACGATTTCGACAGCGTCGCCGAACGCTTGCGCAAGATCCAGGGCATCAAGCTCGCCATTCCGCTGGTCGAGGGGCAGGCGCTGGCCTCCTCGCAGACCGGTAATAGCGGTGTGCTCGTGCGCGGCGTGCGCGAGGCCGACATCAAGTCGATCCCCTTCATCGGCGGCAACATCAAATCCGGTACGCTCGAAGGCTTCGACGGCACGCCCGGCGTCGTCATCGGCATTCGCCTCGCCAATGCGCTCGGCGTCCAGGTCGGCGACACGATCACGCTGGTGACGCCGCAAGGCGCCTCGACCCCGTTCGGGACAGCGCCGCGCATCAAGGCCTATCCGGTCAAGGCGATCTTCCAGATCGGCATGACCGAGTTCGACGGCACCTTCGTCTACATGCCGCTGGCCGAGAGCCAAGCCTATTTCAACCGCGACGGCGACGTGAACGTCATCGAGATCTTCGTCGACAATCCGGACAACACGCAAAGGGTCCGCGACGCCATCGAGGCCGATGCGCCGCGCCCGCTCGTCCTCTCCGACTGGCGCCAGCGCAACCGCAGCTTCTTCAACGCGCTCGAGGTCGAGCGGAACGTCATGTTCATCATCCTGACGCTGATCGTGCTGGTGGCGGCGCTCAACATCGTCTCGGGCCTGATCATGCTGGTGAAGGACAAGACCGAGGACATCGCGATCATGCGAACCATGGGGGCGACCAGCGGCACGGTGCTGCGCGTCTTCCTCATCACGGGTGCCACGATCGGCGTGGTCGGCACGCTCGCCGGTTTCATCCTCGGTGTGCTGTTTTCCCATTACATCAAGTCGATCATGGCCGCGTTGAACTGGATCACCGGCGCCAATCTCTGGGATCCGACCGTGCGCTTCCTCAGTGACATCCCCTCCGTCCTCGACTGGCGCGATGTGGCGAGCGTCGTGCTGATGGCGCTGGTGCTGTCGCTGCTGGCGACGCTCTATCCGGCCTGGAAGGCTGCCCGGCTCGACCCGGTCAAAGCGCTGAGGATGGGGTGAGCATGGCACAGGAGACGCCGACGCTCTTCCTTTCGCAGGTCGAGCGCTTCTATCCGCAGGCCGATGCGCCGCTCGAAGTGTTGCGCAAGGCCGATTTTGCGCTCTGGCCGGGCGAGGTCGTCGCGCTCGTGGCGCCCAGCGGCACCGGCAAGTCGACGCTGCTGCACGTGGCCGGCCTGCTCGAGAAGCCTGATGCCGGCGAGGTCTTCGTCGGCGGGCTTGCCACGACCAAGCTCGACGACAAGGGGCGCACGCGGCTGCGCCGCACCGAGATCGGCTTCGTCTACCAGTTCCACCATCTGCTGCCGGAGTTCACGGCGCTGGAGAACGTCGTGTTGCCGCAGCGCATCCGCGGACTCGACCGGGACGTGGCGGAAGAGCGGGCGACGGAGCTCCTGAGCTTCCTCGGCCTCGGCCAGCGGCTCGACCACCTGCCGGGCGAACTTTCGGGCGGCGAGCAGCAACGCGTCGCCATCGGCCGCGCCGTCGCCAACGGCCCGCGGCTGCTGCTGGCGGACGAGCCGACCGGCAATCTCGACCCGCATA contains the following coding sequences:
- a CDS encoding methyl-accepting chemotaxis protein, with protein sequence MTQRLSWAGGGYLFSLRVRLPLAMLALACLSALAVGLAAYRTVSSWAETTAAERLALLADSYAQVIERSWRRLHAEVAVEARSAYAVSRIDELGKWMEFNPQSLREVTDYFRDDPAVSPADRRDRTGSDRRTVYSWRHVPIHETYLSVLRQFGYADIYLVNPNGRVVYSVTKGPEFGRLLSDPELAGTGLSQAVAAAGKLPANGQATVDFAPYDLIGGQPRAFIAQQFRNANGEGDVMGTFVVAVDTRFIDETLSALSASSPGIRSYVLGRDGFMRSNPAARRDARAPEGTLDQRRLAEADGRLLKMRSRAGDMLVAKGSEMRLGDTTWLLWLTEPEASAFAVVDRIDNAIIVAGLSALGPIAIVALLLGMSVARPIGGLALALTEVAAGRTGMRIPGAQRRDEIGAIAASVQRIRERMQEEAGMRLQEREEHDRENRAQREQLLSDLAADLERSVLSATAAVSAAADGLKITASELNAGVSETRRSAGTVHDSAARAVASIRSIGTAAEGLCVVIDQLDGDMQSSDHSARSAKDYADRMGAVVDSLAAGASRVSDVVGLISEIAAQTNLLALNATIEAARAGEAGRGFAVVASEVKGLSGQTARATDDIARQIAAMNEATSATVEAIAGIREMIGGLSEAVRRSAETMRHQHGVTHEIVGDVGTATGEFTRIGDATSLVSAASAQTADAAAAVERASADLSELAYRLNARVGEFIVQVRAA
- a CDS encoding lipoprotein-releasing ABC transporter permease subunit, producing MSAVAEGSDIPTGTKPFAGFEWLLAGRYLRTRRREGFVSVIAGFSFLGIMLGVATLIIVMSVMNGFRIELLSKIVGVNGHIFATPIDRPLDDFDSVAERLRKIQGIKLAIPLVEGQALASSQTGNSGVLVRGVREADIKSIPFIGGNIKSGTLEGFDGTPGVVIGIRLANALGVQVGDTITLVTPQGASTPFGTAPRIKAYPVKAIFQIGMTEFDGTFVYMPLAESQAYFNRDGDVNVIEIFVDNPDNTQRVRDAIEADAPRPLVLSDWRQRNRSFFNALEVERNVMFIILTLIVLVAALNIVSGLIMLVKDKTEDIAIMRTMGATSGTVLRVFLITGATIGVVGTLAGFILGVLFSHYIKSIMAALNWITGANLWDPTVRFLSDIPSVLDWRDVASVVLMALVLSLLATLYPAWKAARLDPVKALRMG
- the coaD gene encoding pantetheine-phosphate adenylyltransferase translates to MTRTAFYTGSFDPVTNGHADVIAAAAGLCDRLVLAIGVHPGKTPMFSAEERAALLKEVAAPLLAPHGTALEVVTFDDLAVDAAKRAGAGIIVRGLRDGSDLDYEMQMAGMNATMAPQVQTVFLPASPPVRHITATLVRQIAAMGGDVSAFVPPPVLKALKVRFARR
- the proS gene encoding proline--tRNA ligase — encoded protein: MRLSRYFLPLLRDTPKEAEIVSHRLMLRAGMIRQESAGIYAWLPLGLRVLNKISNIVREEQNRAGAIEILMPTIQSADLWRESGRYDAYGKEMLRIKDRHDREMLYGPTNEEMVTEIVRAYVKSYKDLPLNLYHIQWKFRDEVRPRFGVMRGREFLMKDAYSFDLDKDAARHAYNRMFTAYLRTFARLGVKAIPMKADTGPIGGDLSHEFIVLASTGESEVFCHSDYLNFETPAADTDFDSVAGLQGVFDKWTSLYAATEEMHDKAAFEAVPEDKRVSARGIEVGHIFYFGTKYSEPMGASVTGPDGQQVLLHGGSYGIGPSRLVAALIEASHDDAGIVWPEEIAPFDIAVINLKAGDAATDGAAERIYKDLLAKGYDALLDDTDDRPGAKFATADLIGVPWQIIVGPKGLAEGKVEIKRRAGGERETVSLEAALDRFKGRAA
- a CDS encoding ABC transporter ATP-binding protein, which encodes MAQETPTLFLSQVERFYPQADAPLEVLRKADFALWPGEVVALVAPSGTGKSTLLHVAGLLEKPDAGEVFVGGLATTKLDDKGRTRLRRTEIGFVYQFHHLLPEFTALENVVLPQRIRGLDRDVAEERATELLSFLGLGQRLDHLPGELSGGEQQRVAIGRAVANGPRLLLADEPTGNLDPHTSQHVFGTLIALARASGLAALIATHNLDLARQMDRQVTIREGLVVPLG